The Pomacea canaliculata isolate SZHN2017 linkage group LG14, ASM307304v1, whole genome shotgun sequence genomic sequence TGACCATGTAAACAGTGGCCACAGACAGAGAATAACCTGACAAACGcgatattatttctttacaaaaccAACAATAACATACACCtaagtgttttaaaatgaaacgaCACTTGTGTTGAAGTACGTTAGCATGTGTAAACTTTCGCTATTCTGGAGGTAAGAGGAAATATCAGGACAGGGGAATTTTTTCGCCTGTGACATCCAGAAACTTGTTCCTGAAAccataaaaagtttaaatttaaaatgaaattaataacGACGCTATCACTATCTACAAATTTGTACTAAGCTATGTAAACATTAGTATTTGTTTACACAAGTAATTTATTAAAGTGTAAATTGctcatatttgtttattttcggATAAAACATTGACTTGGAACAATGAAGACAGTTAATTATAATCGTTCCTCTTTGTATTCCATTTTTTGAATGGTTATATTTCcttcagttattttaaatattggtTACTTGCATTTTGAGTGTGTGTATTAcatctacaaataaatatacgCACACTTTCGTTGTTACAATTCtcctttgattttatttttctctttggttCTTTTTCAgctcttctttttgttttgaattctTCTTCTCTCCTCTTCTGGTGTTTCAATGATTTCATTGTCAAATCGGGGCGCTTGGTGGCGCAGTGGACAAAGTGTCTATCACCTCAACAGTGAGGATCAAGTGTCGTAGGTTTGGATTTCGTGTCCAATAATCGTCTCTCTGGATGTGACCCTGTCACGAAGACTCGCCgtcggtgtttttttttgtgtattccAATTTCACtatcctgtttcttttttctttttttgttcttttttttctttttttttctttttttttttctttttttttttcttttttttttttttttttttttttttttttttttttttaatcattctcACTCTCAGATCGGAAAATCCATTGCTCCCTATTTACAAGATTACCTGGCGACAATCAGGACTAAAGCTGCTATATTTAGCTTCTCATTAAGCAAACTAAACAAATCCTCAATTATATGCAAACTGATGTAATTCTTCATCgtctttttgcttttcagaTAAAGAAACACAAGTGAAGCGAAACCGCGTGGGTCCCAGCTCTGGATTCGGCAAGTGTTACTAATGTCGTTTTTGCGTCTCTTATTACAGAAGGTAATTATGATACGGATTAATGTGAATTCTAAATTTAGGTCCTCcccagtgtcacgtgaccagagttTCTATTCAAACCACGCTGTTAAAGACTCGTCCTCTCCACGTCCCTTGGTCATTGCCTCCTGCATGTCCAGCAGCTTGCTTCTGATACCACGTCCGATGATATATGCTCATCGCTGATTTCAACGATCCAGAAAGACAAAGCAATAAAGTCTCCACTTATCATCAAAGAAATCTTGTTGCCCAGCCTTACTCTACACGCTCACCGCTCGTTTCAACGGTCGACAAAGACAGTCTTCACCCATCAGGTGTTGGCCAAACCCCTATTTGGGTCCAAAATGGAGGGCAATCATCGTGAAACGGGGCGTCCGCATGCAGTGAACGGTTTCTCGGACGATTCCATGACACAGAAGGAAAGTCTCCCTGATCCTAATTCTTTTACCGACCCTTATTACCTTCATGCTATTCTCGGTGAAAACGAGCGCAGTCAAGATCCACCTATTGTAGGCAGGGATTCGCAGAATTCTCACACTTCTTACTCGGAAGTGATCGACAGTCTGAAGGTAAGTGAGTATACGAGGACAGGAGATTTTTCCACCTGCCGTTATCAGCGACAATCGCATTGTTCCTAAACGCATCATAAAAAGTtggaaattaaaattaaattaataacgACGCTCACTACCTACAAATTAGTACTGAGATTCGcataaattttgaataaataaattatgaaagtgtaagttgctgttattttattcttaacATCTGGTAAAACATTCActtggaacaaaaaaaaatagttaagtataatttcttttcttctttcctttcaaattattatatttctgtcatgtctttgttaaaatattagTTACTGGAATttcatgtgtatatatctaaatctttttatttatttttatagctcTCTTGCAactcttcttctctttgtttttaagcCTTACACTCTTCTTTTCTGGTGTTTCTTTAACTTAATGAGTAGGTCTACTTTGATGTTATTGTCAAGCTGCGGTTCTTAATGCCTCGTTTTCGTAGTTAATCTGAAacgtgaataaaccggaagcgttTTAGTCCAGTAATCCAAGTTCGTGGTCTAAGATCGTAACACAACTGTAGACATAGACACCTTTATCTGAAATAGTAAATGCATGTTGTATTCAGCATTTCACGCATTACATTTAGCAACGAACGTGTTACACAGAGTAACCAacgtatttcatttttttcggATCATTTTGTTACAGGAGGAATGGATTCTTCAGCCGAGACAGTTCAATGGTCGTACGGATCCTCTCCCTCCAATCCCAGGGCCTGGCGGGTGAGTGTCTCTCTAGTCTGTGATGTCCACGGATtagtatgttgttgttgttgttggtggtggtggtggtggtggtggtggtggtggtggtggtggtggtggttggttggttggttgttgttatttttttaatcataatgAATTTCATTTACTTCCTTTAAGACTTTATTTTAACCTTTGAACACATGCCAAACAAACATCCCACCTCATTCTATTTAAACCTCTGAGCACAGGGCAGTTCAGTCTCTTGAAGTGATATATTTTGCAGACAGTATCTATTACAAATTGTGAAAAGCTTATTCAGTCATCCTTCGTTGTAAGTttcggttcccagtcacttaatccccgacatttaatccccgacacttcatcccctagacttttactccctaagcacttaattcccagacacttaatccctaaactaaatccttaactaaaaaaattatgaagtcagcgaaaaatttaattgaaattcaaattcaaatcatgcttttaacttcaacgtcatttcaacatctacaacattagttaaagttcatataagctagtaaatttaatgttctttaacaatatatacagtatatacgtatgctcgaagtaggataaaagttccggcatgcgatcatgttgtggcattgactctgcaagcaattcgaagaaatcaacaatgtcttcctcacgtacataggcaagagctgggaggcatctgaccattccacgtcactcgtcgtcttcatcgtcacttctcatcgccagttcagtgactttgcatAATACCGCTTGACTTCAGCGAAAGTAACAACCCGTTACTTTAcatgactgaaacttctctctaaaagcggtcatcgcagctttctcaaagaCTGTTACTATATAttgtctctggagctgcattaggcattagctctctaactgcatccaacaatctattataggttgcacttgatttataaggattaagtgtctggggattaagtgtcggggatgaagtgtctggggattaaaagtctaggggatgaagtgtcggggatgaagtgtcgggggattaagtgactggacaccgtaAGTTTCAGTTCTTTTCAGACATTTGAAAAGAGTAAATTTATGAGGACagctctcattttctttctctctttctctcgccgTCTATCCCTCTGCAGTTCTAACAGTCATATCTATGCATTTTTGAATGTATTATCGTTGTCGTTTATTCCCTCTTGTAAGAGGCAATGGCCcttgaatgaataaacaatcaatcaatctgtGTGTGTCAGAAGCTCCAGGGTACAGTGGAGGGGGCTCCTTTAAcatgttttcacatttgtttgttcAAGTAATACATTGCCGTGTGTAAATGTTCTTTGCAGAAATGTTGTGGGTGAAGTCCGCCCTAAAAACAAGTGCACACGACCTCTCATCGTTCTTATTGTCATCTTTATTCTCTTCATCGTCATCGCTGCTGTTGTGCTTGGTGTTACTCTTCCAATCGTCCTAAAAGGTACGAGGGATAAAGGACACCTGTTAACAGGACAAATATAGACGAGAGtttgaacacttttttttttaatattcttgtaaAATCTTTGCCGGACTTTGTACAACATTCGTCTCAGTATCTGGTTACAAaaaaacattgacaacaaaattgtttgctttattcCAGGGGGTACTTCTTCTCCTATAACCAGGGATGTCTGCGGAAATTATACACACCCTTATTATCCAGCGTTTGACATCTACCCTCATAATTGCGGAAAATACATCTACTGTGTCAACGGTTCAGAGGGTGAGGTCAAACAGTGTGCAGACGGTTTAGAATATGCATTTAATATGACCAGTGATCCCGCCAAGGTTTGCGCTGCCCCATCCGAGCTCACCTACTGCGAAAGACTGCGAATAGCCGCAGTTCCCACTGTGACCCTTGACCTTGCATCATACGTCGCAGCCTTCCTGAACACCGACGTCGAGCTCGAGTGCATAGTTCGCAACGTGACGACCGTGTCGCAGGTGACTTTTCTGCACGACGACACCATCGTCGCCAGCTTCAACCTCTCCCACCGCACTGTTGCGACAATGCGAACAGGAGCCTCGGTCGTCGGACAGGAAGTAGAGGGCGGATACAACGTCACTCTCATCTTGACCAACGTCACTTGTGACGACGCGGGGAGGTACTGGTGTCTGGCCAACGACAGTCGGGGGAACGTGGAGAAATGGACGACAGTCAGCATCATGGGTAAGTCAGGCCCTCATCTCTTATTCCACTCTCTGTCTGCTTGTCATCCCGTCTTCCTCCGTCTGTGGGTCTGTGTAATTGTGAGTGAGACATGGATTTGTTTTGTCAGTATgcatatgatttatttttattccctttttacACCACTCTGTCCTCTGAACATATCTGTGAACTAGGACGTCTCGACCTTCTGGTTATacctgttttaatttttattccgACTATTCAGTCTacttatttaacatttatcttaatttttttttttaaactagttcAGATGAATTTGTTGTGTGCGTGTACGCgtacatgtataataaataaaactataggGTGTATTATTCCTATTCTATGTCTTAAAATGCTTTCAGAGTCTTCCGTTTTGCCCACCCTGGAAATCCCTCGGCTTGTGGAGGGAAGGCAGAATAACCCCCCTGTGTGCAAGGTCGCCTCCATGGGTCATTACTCTGTCTCGTCTTTCTCGTGGTTCTTGAATTCTTCTTCTGTTGCAGTGAGAATACCAACCGACAAACACCTCGATTCAGTTTGGTAAGAAATGGTGTAATCTTTTCCAAAGGTAATAAGATCGTGCGtgcttttaaaagtatttacaatAAATCAACGCATCTGGGTATTAATTAACAGTGCGCTGGGGAAAGAGGGATAGGATCGTTTGTAGCAAGACCGCACAGATGCAGACAGGTATGTGagtacacaaagaaagaaagaaactgtgtaTGGTAGCTAAATCTTGAAATTTTCAGCTGCATTAactgttgtgtttgttgatcTGTTATGTGTTTTATACGTTTGtaactttttcttcctttcaaagTTACGAAGGCGCGAACTGTTAAGTCGCGGCGAGTCGCGGCTAACCCTTCAGATAGACGCACAGTGGGACAAGCAGAACCTGTGCTGCCGAGTTCAAGATCCTCTCCAAACACACACCACTCCCATGGAAACCTGCCAGCCGCTGACCATTCTGCCCTTAGTGGAGATCACGCAAAATCCTGTGGCTGTTCTCGGCGACACTGTCAACATCACGTGCACCATCCGAGACCTTAACGTGACGGAAGTGACGTTTCTGGCGTCAGGAACAACACCCTGCTCACCTTCTACACTAACACTTCCACCGTTGTCTCTAAACAAACGGATATGACTATGTACGTcaacaaacgtgacgtcacggaaTGGCAGGCCATCCTCAGCATAAGGAATGTCACGTGCTCTCGCGGAGGAGATTACACGTGCCGCGTGAACAACAGCGACGGCAAGGTTCACAACAAGTCTACTTCATTGAGCGTTCGACGTAAGCTGCATCTTTTCGTTCTAGAATGTTCTAATTAGAAAGGGAGTAATAAGCAGAAAATAAGAAGAGGAAAGTAGTACTGCCAGTTATAATTAAGAGTAACAGCTGCAGCAACAGTTATCATATTATAgcgtgggttttgttttgttttgttttgtttttagtctcTTCAAAATATCCATAGAAGATTTCTTcgtttaacaaacaaaatatgcaatttCTAGttgcataaattaaaaagaattaaaagcaTGCCGTTTGTTACCTCTTTGATAATTGTAATGGAATGTTTCAATGGTTTATACATTGAGGTCTCTTTAATTCCTTCACAGGTCTGCCTAGCGCACCTACTCTAAGTATCTATCCGATAGTGGAAACACTCACTATTAATAATCCGAACTGCAGCGCAGGTAACCTAGGTTATTACCCTGCCATGACCTTTGTCTGGACCTTGACAGAAGAGAACGGAATCGAAACCAACTTCAGCCCTACTCAGATAACATCAGTAAAAAGGTAAGACCCGTGGGACCATAATTTTGAGAAACATTCTTACCCGGGATTTACTTCCCCATTCGCTCGTTACCGCCCTAGAAACCCCTTTGTAGCCACGGCTGTTGATCGTAGGTAAGTTGAGGACATCTAGATGATCAGCCAACCGTTAAGAGTCTGCGTCAGTTTCGAATCACACCACCCGTCTAGCCCGGGGATTCCCTTACCTCCGCTTCACAACTACGGCCCTAGAGGTAAAATGCTTGGCGTGATGTAACAGGCTGGTCTACTAGAAATTCCCCTTGTGTCTCGGAACTGTGATGGTCTCTTCGGTCAAACTGAGCCATGTCCAGTCTCTTCTTTAGCTGTAACTATATCCACTCAACCATCCCACTACAACATCGTTTAGTTGAAAGCTTCTATTGAGGACAGTGCTGCTTCAATCAAataacctattttttttttcagcatctctTCTCCCCTTCTCTCGCCAGATcgtttttatgggtttttttttttttccagttcaaaCACACAGACTTGCACCACCAGTGGATCCTCTGTCCTAGATGCTCAGCGCTACAGTGGAGGCTCCTGGAACAACAGCTTGCTCTGTTGCAAGCTCACTGACCCAACGACTGGCCAGGTAGTTAAAGCAGATTGCAAGAAGGTGTACACATTACCAGGTGAGAATAAACTTGAGAACGATAACAAACTTTGTCAATGAGTGTAGTCTGAAATCCAAACGGCAAATGTGTGCTGCTTAATTCTTGTGAGTCTGAATGCATGCGTTCTTCAGTTTCATGATGACCTAACCGTTCGCCTTTTTCTTTCAGCTAATTATTGCACTGGCTACAACGACGATTTCCGCTACTACCCCTACGAACCTTGCAACACGTATGTTCAGTGTCACGACAACTATGTGTATTTC encodes the following:
- the LOC112555705 gene encoding uncharacterized protein LOC112555705, which encodes MEGNHRETGRPHAVNGFSDDSMTQKESLPDPNSFTDPYYLHAILGENERSQDPPIVGRDSQNSHTSYSEVIDSLKEEWILQPRQFNGRTDPLPPIPGPGGNVVGEVRPKNKCTRPLIVLIVIFILFIVIAAVVLGVTLPIVLKGGTSSPITRDVCGNYTHPYYPAFDIYPHNCGKYIYCVNGSEGEVKQCADGLEYAFNMTSDPAKVCAAPSELTYCERLRIAAVPTVTLDLASYVAAFLNTDVELECIVRNVTTVSQVTFLHDDTIVASFNLSHRTVATMRTGASVVGQEVEGGYNVTLILTNVTCDDAGRYWCLANDSRGNVEKWTTVSIMESSVLPTLEIPRLVEGRQNNPPVCKVASMGHYSVSSFSWFLNSSSVAVRIPTDKHLDSVCYEGANC